Proteins from a single region of Macaca thibetana thibetana isolate TM-01 chromosome 4, ASM2454274v1, whole genome shotgun sequence:
- the PI16 gene encoding peptidase inhibitor 16 produces the protein MHGSCSFLMLLLPLLLVLVATTGPAGALTDEEKRLMLELHNLYRAQVSPPASDMLHMRWDEELAAFAKAYAQQCVWGHNKDRGRRGENLFAITDEGLDVPLAMEEWHHEREHYNLSAATCSPGQMCGHYTQVVWAKTERIGCGSHFCEKLQGVEETNIELLVCNYEPPGNVKGKRPYQEGTPCSQCPSGYRCKNSLCEPIGSPEDAQDLPYLVTEAPSFLATEASDSRKMGTPSLATGIPAFLVTEVSGSLATKALPAVETQAPTSLATKDPPSMATEAPPSVTTEVPSILAAHSLPSLDEEPVTFPESTHVPIPKSADKVTDKTKVPFRSPENSLDPKMSLTGARELLPHAQEEAEAEAEGEAEAELPPSSEVLASVFPAQDKPGELQATLDHTGHTSSKSLPNFPNTSATANAMGGRALALQSSLPGAEGPDKPSVVSGLNPGPGHVWGPLLGLLLLLPLMLAGIF, from the exons ATGCACGGCTCCTGCAGTTTCCTGATGCttctgctgccgctgctgctagTGCTGGTGGCCACCACAGGCCCCGCTGGAGCCCTCACAGATGAGGAGAAACGTCTGATGCTGGAGCTGCACAACCTCTACCGGGCCCAGGTATCCCCACCAGCCTCAGACATGCTGCACATG AGATGGGACGAGGAGCTGGCCGCCTTCGCCAAGGCCTACGCACAGCAGTGCGTGTGGGGCCACAACAAGGACCGCGGGCGGCGCGGCGAGAATCTGTTCGCCATCACCGACGAGGGCCTGGACGTGCCGCTGGCCATGGAGGAGTGGCACCACGAGCGCGAGCACTACAACCTCAGCGCCGCCACCTGCAGCCCGGGCCAGATGTGCGGCCACTACACGCAG GTGGTTTGGGCCAAGACAGAGAGGATCGGCTGCGGTTCCCACTTCTGTGAGAAGCTCCAGGGTGTTGAGGAAACCAACATCGAATTACTGGTGTGCAACTATGAGCCCCC GGGGAACGTGAAGGGGAAACGGCCCTACCAGGAGGGGACTCCGTGCTCCCAATGTCCCTCTGGCTATCGCTGCAAGAACTCCCTCTGTG AACCCATCGGAAGCCCGGAAGACGCCCAGGATTTGCCTTACCTGGTAACTGAGGCCCCATCCTTCCTGGCAACTGAAGCCTCAGACTCTAGGAAAATGGGTACTCCTTCCCTAGCAACGGGGATTCCGGCTTTCTTGGTAACAGAGGTCTCAGGTTCCCTGGCAACCAAGGCTCTGCCTGCTGTGGAAACCCAGGCCCCAACTTCCTTAGCAACAAAAGACCCGCCCTCCATGGCAACAGAGGCTCCACCTTCTGTAACAACTGAGGTGCCTTCCATTTTGGCAGCCCACAGCCTGCCCTCCTTGGATGAGGAGCCAGTTACCTTCCCGGAATCGACCCATGTTCCTATCCCAAAATCAGCAGACAAAGTGACAGACAAAACAAAAGTGCCCTTCAGGAGCCCAGAGAACTCTCTGGACCCCAAGATGTCCCTGACAGGGGCAAGGGAGCTCCTACCCCATgcccaggaggaggctgaggctgaggctgagggagaggctgaggctgagttGCCTCCTTCCAGTGAGGTCTTGGCCTCAGTTTTTCCAGCCCAGGACAAGCCAGGTGAGCTGCAGGCCACACTGGACCACACGGGGCACACCTCCTCCAAGTCCCTGCCCAATTTCCCCAATACCTCTGCCACCGCTAATGCCATGGGTGGGCGTGCCCTGGCTCTGCAGTCGTCCTTGCCAG GTGCAGAGGGCCCTGACAAGCCTAGCGTTGTGTCAGGGCTGAACCCAGGCCCTGGTCATGTGTGGGGCCCTCTCCTGGGACTACTGCTCCTGCTTCCCCTGATGTTGGCTGGAATCTTCTGA
- the MTCH1 gene encoding mitochondrial carrier homolog 1 isoform X2, with protein MGALDPEVAPWARGGAAGMAGAGAGAGARGGAAAGVEARARDPPPAHRAHPRHPRPAAQPSARRMDGGSGGLGSGDNAPTTEALFVALGAGVTALSHPLLYVKLLIQVGHEPMPPTLGTNVLGRKVLYLPSFFTYAKYIVQVDGKIGLFRGLSPRLMSNALSTVTRGSMKKVFPPDEIEQVSNKDDMKTSLKKVVKETSYEMMMQCVSRMLAHPLHVISMRCMVQFVGREAKYSGVLSSIGKIFKEEGLLGFFVGLIPHLLGDVVFLWGCNLLAHFINAYLVDDSFSQALAIRSYTKFVMGIAVSMLTYPFLLVGDLMAVNNCGLQAGLPPYSPVFKSWIHCWKYLSVQGQLFRGSSLLFRRVSSGSCFAVE; from the exons ATGGGAGCTTTGGACCCGGAAGTGGCGCCCTGGGCTCGCGGCGGTGCCGCGGGGATGGCGGGAGCCGGAGCTGGAGCCGGAGCTCGCGGCGGAGCGGCGGCGGGGGTCGAGGCCCGAGCTCGCGATCCACCGCCCGCGCACCGCGCACATCCTCGCCACCCTCGGCCTGCGGCTCAGCCCTCGGCCCGCAGGATGGACGGCGGGTCAGGGGGCCTGGGGTCTGGGGACAACGCCCCGACCACTGAGGCTCTTTTCGTGGCACTGGGCGCGGGCGTGACGGCGCTCAGTCATCCCCTGCTCTACGTGAAGCTGCTCATCCAG GTGGGTCATGAGCCGATGCCCCCCACCCTTGGGACCAATGTGCTGGGGAGGAAGGTCCTCTATCTGCCGAGCTTCTTCACCTACG CCAAGTACATTGTGCAAGTGGATGGTAAGATAGGGCTGTTCCGAGGCCTGAGTCCCCGGCTGATGTCCAACGCCCTTTCCACTGTGACTCGGGGTAGCATGAAGAAG GTTTTCCCTCCAGATGAGATTGAGCAGGTTTCCAACAAGGATGATATGAAGACTTCCCTGAAGAAAGTTGTGAAGGAG ACCTCCTACGAGATGATGATGCAGTGTGTGTCCCGCATGTTGGCCCACCCCCTGCACG tCATCTCAATGCGCTGCATGGTCCAGTTTGTGGGACGGGAGGCCAAGTACAG TGGTGTGCTGAGCTCCATTGGGAAAATTTTCAAAGAGGAAGGGCTGCTGGGATTCTTTGT TGGATTAATCCCTCACCTCCTGGGCGATGTGGTTTTCTTGTGGGGCTGTAACCTGCTGGCCCACTTCATCAATGCCTACCTGGTGGATGACAGC TTCAGCCAGGCCCTGGCCATCCGGAGCTATACCAAGTTCGTGATGGGG ATTGCAGTGAGCATGCTGACCTACCCCTTCCTGCTAGTCGGCGACCTCATGGCTGTGAACAACTGTGG GCTGCAGGCTGGGCTTCCCCCTTACTCCCCGGTGTTCAAATCCTGGATTCACTGCTGGAAGTACCTGAGTGTGCAG GGCCAGCTCTTCCGAGGCTCCAGCCTGCTTTTCCGCCGGGTTTCATCAGGATCATGCTTTGCCGTGGAGTAA
- the MTCH1 gene encoding mitochondrial carrier homolog 1 isoform X1 produces MGALDPEVAPWARGGAAGMAGAGAGAGARGGAAAGVEARARDPPPAHRAHPRHPRPAAQPSARRMDGGSGGLGSGDNAPTTEALFVALGAGVTALSHPLLYVKLLIQVGHEPMPPTLGTNVLGRKVLYLPSFFTYAKYIVQVDGKIGLFRGLSPRLMSNALSTVTRGSMKKVFPPDEIEQVSNKDDMKTSLKKVVKETSYEMMMQCVSRMLAHPLHVISMRCMVQFVGREAKYSGVLSSIGKIFKEEGLLGFFVGLIPHLLGDVVFLWGCNLLAHFINAYLVDDSVSDTPGGLGNDQNPGSQFSQALAIRSYTKFVMGIAVSMLTYPFLLVGDLMAVNNCGLQAGLPPYSPVFKSWIHCWKYLSVQGQLFRGSSLLFRRVSSGSCFAVE; encoded by the exons ATGGGAGCTTTGGACCCGGAAGTGGCGCCCTGGGCTCGCGGCGGTGCCGCGGGGATGGCGGGAGCCGGAGCTGGAGCCGGAGCTCGCGGCGGAGCGGCGGCGGGGGTCGAGGCCCGAGCTCGCGATCCACCGCCCGCGCACCGCGCACATCCTCGCCACCCTCGGCCTGCGGCTCAGCCCTCGGCCCGCAGGATGGACGGCGGGTCAGGGGGCCTGGGGTCTGGGGACAACGCCCCGACCACTGAGGCTCTTTTCGTGGCACTGGGCGCGGGCGTGACGGCGCTCAGTCATCCCCTGCTCTACGTGAAGCTGCTCATCCAG GTGGGTCATGAGCCGATGCCCCCCACCCTTGGGACCAATGTGCTGGGGAGGAAGGTCCTCTATCTGCCGAGCTTCTTCACCTACG CCAAGTACATTGTGCAAGTGGATGGTAAGATAGGGCTGTTCCGAGGCCTGAGTCCCCGGCTGATGTCCAACGCCCTTTCCACTGTGACTCGGGGTAGCATGAAGAAG GTTTTCCCTCCAGATGAGATTGAGCAGGTTTCCAACAAGGATGATATGAAGACTTCCCTGAAGAAAGTTGTGAAGGAG ACCTCCTACGAGATGATGATGCAGTGTGTGTCCCGCATGTTGGCCCACCCCCTGCACG tCATCTCAATGCGCTGCATGGTCCAGTTTGTGGGACGGGAGGCCAAGTACAG TGGTGTGCTGAGCTCCATTGGGAAAATTTTCAAAGAGGAAGGGCTGCTGGGATTCTTTGT TGGATTAATCCCTCACCTCCTGGGCGATGTGGTTTTCTTGTGGGGCTGTAACCTGCTGGCCCACTTCATCAATGCCTACCTGGTGGATGACAGCGTGAGTGACACCCCAGGGGGGCTGGGAAACGACCAGAATCCAGGTTCCCAG TTCAGCCAGGCCCTGGCCATCCGGAGCTATACCAAGTTCGTGATGGGG ATTGCAGTGAGCATGCTGACCTACCCCTTCCTGCTAGTCGGCGACCTCATGGCTGTGAACAACTGTGG GCTGCAGGCTGGGCTTCCCCCTTACTCCCCGGTGTTCAAATCCTGGATTCACTGCTGGAAGTACCTGAGTGTGCAG GGCCAGCTCTTCCGAGGCTCCAGCCTGCTTTTCCGCCGGGTTTCATCAGGATCATGCTTTGCCGTGGAGTAA